Proteins encoded within one genomic window of Longimicrobiaceae bacterium:
- a CDS encoding META domain-containing protein, with protein MKTLLLLLLLLAPISCRSAVEPELFQGSQDPALLPGDPWRLERIASSAGTISSARAKLTVHFTAEGRLGGAAGPNGYGGRYTATPAGQIRMEEVVTTLIGGPEAERAGGYLSSMVRAHSFEATPAELRLYFGEAGHLHFRRQTQP; from the coding sequence ATGAAAACGCTGCTGCTCCTCCTGCTCCTGCTGGCCCCGATCTCCTGCCGGTCCGCGGTCGAGCCCGAGCTGTTCCAGGGCTCGCAGGACCCCGCGCTGCTTCCGGGCGACCCGTGGCGGCTGGAGCGGATCGCCTCCAGCGCCGGCACCATCTCCTCCGCGCGCGCGAAGCTCACCGTCCACTTCACCGCCGAGGGGCGCCTCGGGGGTGCGGCGGGCCCGAACGGCTACGGAGGCAGGTACACCGCCACCCCAGCGGGGCAGATCCGCATGGAGGAGGTCGTGACCACGCTGATCGGCGGGCCCGAGGCCGAGCGGGCGGGCGGGTACCTGAGCTCGATGGTGCGCGCCCACTCCTTCGAGGCCACGCCCGCCGAGCTCCGCCTGTACTTCGGGGAAGCCGGCCACCTCCACTTCCGGCGGCAGACGCAGCCCTGA